From a region of the Pochonia chlamydosporia 170 chromosome Unknown PCv3seq00015, whole genome shotgun sequence genome:
- a CDS encoding mitochondrial substrate/solute carrier (similar to Metarhizium robertsii ARSEF 23 XP_007817590.1): protein MVVSTQEPTHLPQLAVNETKKPQVQPWVHLLAGMVTATITSPLDVLRTRLQSDLYSSPSTSLRDSRSGLRSFKTPLHHVYDTFRTMGTIRGREGWHGLFRGLGPSLAGVVPATAVKFYVYGNCKQLGVRYLGFGPDEPIVHALGAVAAGLATATVTNPIWLVKTRLQLDMAQSHEGSLMRRYRGSLDCIRQVVRSEGIQGLYRGLTASYLGTAETVIHLVIYERLKTVFHKSLARIRTTDAPALGEVASWASTSGAAGCAKVAAVLVTYPHEVLRCKNAIASSTGRERTASIFWSPAVFSNNMADRGLAWILRRSDTTSCTLCSVGSNHTWGV from the exons ATGGTGGTGAGTACCCAGGAGCCTACTCATCTGCCGCAACTTGCGGTAAATGAGACAAAGAAGCCTCAGGTACAGCCTTGGGTGCATCTACTCGCCG GCATGGTGACGGCCACCATTACTTCTCCTCTTGACGTCTTAAGAACTCGACTTCAGTCAGATCTATATTCCTCTCCTTCCACTAGCCTACGCGACTCGAGATCTGGGCTTCGTTCGTTTAAAACCCCCCTTCATCATGTTTATGACACGTTCCGTACCATGGGCACAATTAGGGGCCGCGAGGGTTGGCATGGCTTGTTCCGCGGCCTTGGGCCAAGCCTAGCCGGCGTTGTCCCTGCAACCGCCGTGAAGTTCTATGTCTACGGCAACTGCAAACAGCTCGGTGTTCGGTATCTAGGCTTTGGGCCTGACGAACCCATTGTACATGCATTGGGAGCTGTCGCCGCAGGCCTAGCAACTGCAACGGTAACGAACCCAATTTGGCTCGTGAAGACGAGATTGCAACTTGATATGGCTCAATCACACGAAGGTTCTTTAATGCGTCGATATAGGGGCAGCTTGGATTGCATACGGCAAGTCGTTCGGTCTGAAGGCATACAAGGGCTCTACCGAGGGCTGACGGCCAGCTACTTGGGCACAGCTGAAACGGTCATTCATCTTGTGATATATGAGCGGCTTAAAACAGTCTTCCATAAATCGCTGGCCAGGATCAGAACTACAGATGCACCGGCCCTCGGCGAAGTAGCCAGCTGGGCCAGTACAAGTGGCGCCGCCGGATGTGCTAAAGTAGCCGCTGTTCTAGTGACGTATCCTCACGAAGTATTGC GTTGTAAGAACGCGATTGCGTCAAGCACCGGTAGAGAACGGACAGCAAGCATATTCTGGTCTCCTGCAGTGTTTTCGAATAATATGGCAGACAGAGGGCTGGCGTGGATTTTACGGCGGTCTGACACCACATCTTGTACGCTCTGTTCCGTCGGCAGTAATCACACTTGGGGTGTATGA
- a CDS encoding daxx family domain-containing protein — protein MEMNLLAKISDYLREEFLNDDEFSRCVAEAQVSGNQWILYRSYSTNLHAIEEQFQIELCNEDAIPHVRCALKLNLQNHDAPQEDTRAKIFKSGVWLGPKLEVEVNSQQRNSPQRPSDPSMSGFAARVTGTPQAPIDDTNDTDDTDDTDDADDADDADDADDADDADDADDADDAESELDAQLDTPKDKTKGTVEKSILKYAKYFNTGSQILVRKPTRAQSKRLKGIRQSAAMARMKSSAGRTINLREFWQECKENGVKGHEIFSVTFSHTNFLKTAVASTSSVGYYLSGITTHPKLWPQSVPRPTKREDTTMYACTCAVNRMLKLVSKVAEYYGVTAITIFTFLEVASFGMPKFGNDKITDTDKNNAENDCSDSGTDGGGGGNHDDDGDHTDFFYDGLTSFIDLLWRRLAAIDPKTEQVMETESDTEPEQETVEGPHTVPTINPFGFHSWYTEADYNRTCQTLDQLIFMKARREMLYEISSDNILRKGRDRLVGIAKSHLKPDKSREFILRHAPKLARHIPYDLRVERATCSEDDAENINIALRIMNGEASTEESTAASMAVVYVIVDVLLDRYPKPRRAKKRKRMSENMTDENLGVPYEHRLPHKNSNRNKSLSQGKHQPAQFFHNPSTQTTLQPFTAHSDWPGQDMQNGTTGSPTFGDLSGLINTDPAMDFGMGMNAHDSLPPFNPYLTSNSSWMDTLRMEMNLDMSLFGSCDNSNSGLFQNEQST, from the exons atggagatgaattTGCTTGCCAAGATTTCCGACTATTTGCGAGAGGAATTCCTTAACGACGACGAGTTCTCCAGGTGTGTTGCGGAAGCACAAGTTTCTGGCAACCAGTGGATATTGTACCGGTCTTATAGCACCAACCTTCACGCTATCGAGGAGCAATTCCAAATCGAACTTTGTAACGAAGATGCTATTCCACATGTACGATGCGCCCTGAAGCTGAATTTGCAGAATCATGATGCTCCTCAGGAAGACACTCGAGCAAAGATTTTCAAGTCAGGcgtttggcttggccctAAACT AGAGGTCGAGGTCAATAGTCAACAGAGGAACTCACCTCAGCGTCCATCTGATCCGAGCATGTCGGGGTTTGCTGCACGAGTTACAGGCACTCCCCAAGCTCCGATCGACGATACCAACGATACCGACGATACAGACGATACAGACGATGCAGACGATGCAGACGATGCAGACGATGCAGACGATGCAGACGATGCAGAcgatgcagatgatgcagatgatgcagagTCCGAACTCGACGCGCAATTAGACACTCCGAAGGACAAAACGAAAGGGACTGTGGAGAAGAGCATTCTCAAATACGCAAAATATTTTAACACCGGTAGCCAAATACTTGTCAGGAAGCCAACAAGAGCGCAAAGCAAAAGGCTAAAAGGCATCCGACAATCCGCGGCCATGGCTAGAATGAAAAGTAGCGCAGGCCGCACCATAAATCTCAGGGAGTTTTGGCAAGAATGTAAGGAAAATGGAGTAAAGGGCCATGAGATATTTTCTGTAACTTTTTCCCACACAAACTTTTTGAAGACGGCCGTCGCTTCTACGAGCAGTGTGGGATACTATTTGTCTGGGATAACAACACACCCCAAACTATGGCCACAATCTGTTCCTCGACCTACCAAACGCGAAGATACGACCATGTATGCCTGTACATGTGCCGTCAACCGAATGCTCAAACTAGTATCGAAAGTAGCTGAGTATTATGGCGTCACCGCAATCACAATATTTACGTTCCTAGAAG TTGCAAGTTTCGGCATGCCCAAATTTGGTAACGACAAAATCACCGACACAGACAAAAATAATGCTGAAAACGACTGTAGTGATAGCGGTACtgacggcggtggtggtggcaaccatgacgacgacggagaCCATACTGACTTCTTCTACGATGGGCTTACCTCCTTTATTGACTTGTTGTGGCGGCGCCTGGCTGCGATCGACCCGAAGACAGAGCAAGTCATGGAGACGGAATCGGACACAGAACCCGAGCAAGAGACAGTGGAGGGCCCACACACTGTGCCAACAATAAACCCATTTGGCTTTCACTCGTGGTATACAGAAGCCGACTATAACCGCACATGCCAGACACTGGATCAGTTGATCTTTATGAAAGCCCGACGAGAGATGCTGTATGAAATCTCCTCAGACAATATATTGAGAAAGGGTCGAGACAGACTGGTTGGCATTGCTAAGTCTCATTTGAAGCCTGATAAATCCAGAGAATTCATCCTTCGGCATGCTCCAAAGCTGGCGAGGCACATACCGTACGACCTGAGGGTGGAACGTGCGACATGTTCCGAGGATGACGCAGAGAACATTAATATTGCGCTGCGAATTATGAACGGGGAGGCCTCTACCGAGGAGTCGACTGCGGCTTCGATGGCTGTTGTCTATGTAATAGTTGACGTTTTGCTGGACAGATATCCGAAACCGAGGCGcgcaaagaaaagaaaacgaaTGTCCGAAAATATGACAGACGAAAACTTGGGCGTGCCGTACGAGCACCGTCTACCACACAAAAACTCAAATCGGAACAAGTCACTCTCTCAGGGTAAACATCAGCCTGCACAGTTCTTTCACAACCCTTCAACCCAAACTACGCTACAGCCCTTCACGGCACACAGTGATTGGCCTGGCCAGGATATGCAGAATGGCACCACTGGTTCCCCTACTTTTGGTGACCTATCAGGGCTAATTAACACCGATCCAGCGATGGACTTCGGAATGGGCATGAACGCTCATGACAGTCTTCCGCCATTCAACCCCTACCTTACCTCTAATTCCAGTTGGATGGACACGTTAAGAATGGAAATGAATCTTGATATGTCACTGTTTGGCTCATGTGACAATTCGAATAGTGGTTTATTCCAAAACGAGCAGAGTACATGA
- a CDS encoding ankyrin repeat domain-containing protein, which yields MEENSFAFFTGLSLELILMIFRQLDWPDIASLAVVNQWFNNVIESHILYHPEEFGYALAYGVQVNNVATIRKVLRFGGSLVQDLGEASAICPQTATPFLAADEEDDFKRIRRSWTYDEISNTALGLATFQGNADMIRELLELGADPYHYASVDRLGPWHYVLKKAPPQTAPRLAAEFLRSNRIDTNKILPDGLLPLHLAVDSRLNSVFEMLVDTYFADINLTAGAASETALLRAVSKRHTLLIDFLLREPGIKVNCTDHNGQSALILAVIQGNSRVVERLLSKGVDANHKDKWGQSALTWAVILNIQEVLEPLLDDSRVDLNTQNTSGMTPLSIASWYGDYYMATQLLQYQDIDVHLQNENGETALSIAKSWRVVLKGGANWSEPPKPGFVARDDIGRNSYKESYDEIVAIINKYVG from the exons atggaagaaaaTAGTttcgccttcttcaccgGCCTTTCCCTAGAGCTTATCCTGATGATATTTCGCCAACTTGATTGGCCCGACATCGCCTCGTTAGCCGTCGTTAACCAATGGTTCAACAATGTAATCGAAAGTCACATCTTATATCATCCAGAAGAGTTTGGCTATGCTTTAGCATACGGTGTTCAAGTCAACAACGTCGCAACTATACGCAAGGTTCTGCGTTTTGGAGGGAGTTTAGTCCAGGACTTGGGGGAAGCAAGCGCCATTTGCCCACAAACCGCAACCCCATTT CTAGCggcagacgaagaagatgacttT AAGCGCATAAGACGTTCCTGGACGTATGATGAGATTAGTAACACAGCTTTGGGCCTTGCAACCTTTCAAGGCAACGCTGACATGATTAGAGAGCTTTTAGAGCTTGGAGCTGATCCATATCATTATGCTTCAGTCGATCGATTGGGTCCCTGGCATTATGTATTGAAGAAGGCACCGCCACAGACTGCACCTCGTCTTGCCGCAGAGTTCCTTCGATCAAACAGAATAGACACAAACAAAATCCTCCCAGACGGTCTGTTGCCGCTTCACCTAGCTGTGGACAGCCGTCTCAACAGTGTTTTCGAAATGCTTGTGGATACGTATTTTGCAGACATTAACCTTACGGCTGGGGCAGCCAGCGAGACAGCTTTGTTGAGGGCAGTATCAAAGCGGCATACACTTCTCAtcgacttcctcctccgaGAACCCGGTATCAAGGTGAATTGTACAGACCACAATGGGCAAAGTGCACTTATACTTGCTGTTATTCAAGGCAACTCTCGCGTTGTTGAAAGGCTATTGTCTAAAGGTGTCGATGCAAACCACAAGGACAAATGGGGACAGTCGGCGCTCACATGGGCAGTAATTCTGAACATACAGGAAGTCTTAGAGCCTCTCCTGGACGATTCCAGAGTCGACCTTAATACTCAAAATACTTCTGGGATGACTCCTTTAAGCATAGCCTCGTGGTACGGAGATTATTATATGGCGACACAACTGCTTCAATACCAAGACATCGATGTCCATCTGCAAAATGAGAATGGCGAAACTGCTCTGTCTATCGCCAAATCTTGGCGTGTTGTCCTCAAGGGTGGTGCTAATTGGAGTGAACCCCCCAAACCTGGATTTGTTGCACGAGACGATATTGGGCGTAACTCCTACAAAGAGAGTTATGACGAAATAGTTGCAATAATTAATAAATACGTTGGTTAA